Proteins found in one Crassostrea angulata isolate pt1a10 chromosome 3, ASM2561291v2, whole genome shotgun sequence genomic segment:
- the LOC128176603 gene encoding cilia- and flagella-associated protein 161-like — MTNVRTYNPSVRVGNWNEDIQLEEDTLKDFLEKREHGQLMYQKRTKLEQTIFKKLDLSISRDGCVHFGDIVSLRCPAKRDRTKYFANKEPRDACQLCVTPAINKILEAQKLEGPCNVTASKDLCSNLRSSFVITSIDGSKQKGEPLRYGDLFYLCTLDNEGGNLYLSSCRATLEKCAAKSRKQEVTFVSEPSFMTEWRILHYNPQMRMEYEGIPVPANAIALINHKYTNNDLAVEENFVIRTPFGTQEYEVSCHTYLDSHRAEQDVNHFMIMMGVPGDDVYPVAN; from the exons ATGACAAACGTAAGGACTTACAATCCGTCTGTGCGGGTAGGAAACTGGAATGAAGATATCCAGTTAGAGGAG GACACATTAAAAGATTTCCTAGAAAAAAGAGAACATGGACAACTCATGTACCAGAAAAGAACAAAACTGGAACAAACTATCTTTAAAAAG CTTGACCTCAGTATATCAAGAGATGGATGCGTCCACTTTGGAGATATTGTGAGTTTACGGTGTCCAGCAAAACGAGACCGTACCAAATATTTTGCTAACAAAGAGCCCCGAGATGCCTGCCAACTCTGCGTAACACCAGCAATTAACAAGATTCTGGAAGCCCAGAAGTTGGAGGGACCGTGTAATGTAACTGCTTCCAAGGACCTCTGCTCCAATCTTAGAAGTTCATTTGTAATTACAAG TATTGATGGGAGCAAGCAGAAAGGGGAACCACTCAGATATGgagatttgttttatttgtgtaCACTGGATAACGAAGGAGGAAAT CTGTATTTATCCAGCTGCCGTGCCACTCTAGAGAAATGCGCTGCCAAATCCAGGAAACAGGAGGTGACATTTGTCAGCGAGCCCTCTTTCATGACAGAATGGAGGATTCTACACTACAATCCACAGATGAGGATGGAATATGAAGGCATCCCTGTCCCA GCCAATGCAATTGCTCTCATAAACCACAAATACACTAACAACGATTTGGCTGTGGAAGAAAATTTTGTTATCAG AACTCCCTTCGGGACTCAGGAATACGAGGTATCCTGCCACACATACTTAGATTCCCACAGAGCCGAACAAGATGTCAACCACTTCATGATTATGATGGGAGTACCAGGCGACGATGTGTACCCTGTTGCAAATTAG